The Cryptococcus neoformans var. grubii H99 chromosome 13, complete sequence genomic interval GTATCCTCTGGATTGATCTGGTAGTAAGTTGACATGACGTAGGAGAGCTTAATAGCCGGAGAGCAGAAAGACAATTGGCCATAAGTACCAGAAGTGCCATTACCGGCGATAGGGTCGCATGAAGCGGAAGAGTCGGTGGAGCCAAGGAGAGAGCAAGCGTAGCTATGTTGCAATCAGTATAGGTTTTATTCCGCATATCGATCGAAACCCACTCGAGAAGAGCGCCAACAATCTCGGGCGAGTTGGCGCTTGACTGTTTCACCTTGCATGATAATGAGTTTTCGTTGATGCAGTTACAGACACTCTCATTGGGAGTTGGCGGGAGGGTAGAACTGGCAAGGAGCGAGTCAGACTCAGCAGGGCAGTCGGTTTCATTGGCCGTGACAGATGATTTAGTGGGAGAATTGGGTGGAGAAGTAGAGTTGTACTGGGTAGCGAGACGGGTAAAGTCGTCCGATACGGTTACACTAAAGACAGTCAGCGCATAATAATGACATAAGTGACTTACGTGTCGTTGCCAGAGATGGTGACCATGCCGTAGTTATCGGAAGTAGGAAAATAGGAGAAGGCGACACCACCGCTAAAGACATCTGAGACGGGGGAAGCAAATAGAGCGGCAACTTCAGTCCAAAGACGAGGGGGACTGGTAATACAGCTGAACAAGATGTCAGCCCAGTCATAGAGCATAAAACGTTACCAACCCGAACTCGGACATGTAGGTGGCAACAGGCAAATCACTGAACCCCTCGGTGATGGTATTCCAGTTCGACGAGTTGATGTTTTGATTACCACACCACTCATAGTTATTGAGACCTGTCCATATCAGTTAAAAGAGTAACATAATACCCAAGGCTACTAACCGTAAAGGTCGACTGCAATGCTATCTCCTCCGCAAGTCAAATACTCGGCCAGAGAATTTCTGAAATCCGGCTCGCCATCGACGGCGGCGTATCCAACGAGGGCAGAAGATCCGACAGACTTCAAGTACGCTTTGATGTCACGAGCAGCAGCTTTGACAAAGGCTACTTTCTGTCAGTCAAACTTCAAAGAGAATGGAACGATGGACGCACGAGCAGCATTGGTGTTGGATGCGAGGTTAATTACTTCATTTCCAACGTTGTAACCGAGAACATTTTCATAGTTTTTGAAAGCGTCAATAGTCTCTATGTACTCGTTGAGGAGATTCGTCGACCATGAGGGACTTGAGCGATCGATACTTCCGTTGAGTGGTAAGGAAAGATCCAGCCTGCCATGGTGAGTCAGCTGACGCTCATATATGGTACTTAAACCTCGGTGCTTCGACCCACACATCACGCAAATAAAGTCATACTTACAGCACGTAGATACCAGCATCATTGAGCATCTTCATACAGTCGTCATGATTCAGACTAGAGTTGACACTATACACTCTGACCGCATTGACACCGAGTTGCTGAAGGTACGGCAAGTCCCTTGTGCAGTTTTGCGGTGACGAGAGTGGGTCGTGGAATGATGAGCTTCATCAACGCGTCAGCTGGGCAGTTCACACCACATGTGCGGACCTACGGTTCTGGGAAGCCGCCGCTAGATGGACGGTCAACGTCAACCAGACATTATAAGAGAGCAAACACGAAATACTCACTTAGCAGAGTTGGAATCTGAGCTAGCCGCTAATTCTCCTTCAGGCTGGTACGCCACACCCTATTTAACAACGTCAGAGACAGAGAATTCACCGTCGACAGAGAGATGACGAGTACCGACCTTAATATAGAACCTATTGCCGGACTCGTCGTAGAGGTACTTTCCGGTCCTTGTGATGTTAGGAAGGGCAGCAGTCATGGTGAGGAGCTGCACCCCGACGAGGGCTAATGGGAAGAGGCGCATCATGGGAAGAGGGCTGGGATTGGAAAAGAATAAAAAGAGAATTGAAGTAGAAATGCCTACGAAGACAAGAGAAGGCTGTGTTTGTCTCTAGGAACTCGTCGCCATCACGTGACGTTCAGGCACATCCGTGGGACTCCACATACTAATAAAAGCAAAAGGATCAAGCAGTTATTTATTATGCGATGCTTAATTCCTTACCTTGATAGATCAGACCATCAGCGGAGACACGAAGCAGTAATCGTCAGTTACATGGTAAGCATAAAAGAGATGGCTTTCAGGCCACAACGTGACGTCTTCATGGGATAAAGCCGACGACTTTCGACTATCGAGCTGCACAGCCCTCAGTCTCTGTGGCAAGTGATCGGaattattatttatttaaGTAAAGCCACCTACGGGCACATTCTTACCCTGGGGTACTGTACCAGTACATACTCATAATAACCGCCCAAGCATTCCTACACTTTTATAGCTCCCTTCCCAATCCAGGTGGATCTTCGGACCTCATTGAAGACCGGCGCATGTTCGTCGTCGACGGCCTTGTGTCGAGTTTACATAAGTAGGACAAGATTGAGAGCGGGAAAATAGGGACATCGACGGAGATTCCGTTTACTCCGTTACGGAGTGTCCTTGTCAACCTCATACCAGTTCGCCAATCTTCGAATCGGCTGATATAGACAAAATATAAACCTCGCTCCTCTCCTTTATCTGCATTCTTA includes:
- a CDS encoding 1,3-beta-glucanosyltransferase; translated protein: MMRLFPLALVGVQLLTMTAALPNITRTGKYLYDESGNRFYIKGVAYQPEGELAASSDSNSANGGFPEPSSFHDPLSSPQNCTRDLPYLQQLGVNAVRVYSVNSSLNHDDCMKMLNDAGIYVLLDLSLPLNGSIDRSSPSWSTNLLNEYIETIDAFKNYENVLGYNVGNEVINLASNTNAAPFVKAAARDIKAYLKSVGSSALVGYAAVDGEPDFRNSLAEYLTCGGDSIAVDLYGLNNYEWCGNQNINSSNWNTITEGFSDLPVATYMSEFGCITSPPRLWTEVAALFASPVSDVFSGGVAFSYFPTSDNYGMVTISGNDTVTVSDDFTRLATQYNSTSPPNSPTKSSVTANETDCPAESDSLLASSTLPPTPNESVCNCINENSLSCKVKQSSANSPEIVGALLDYACSLLGSTDSSASCDPIAGNGTSGTYGQLSFCSPAIKLSYVMSTYYQINPEDTSCDFAGNASLSANRPNTVQDANAAASSCLAAEPSGGVFTPTAPGNGAATATSTGTASGSTSSGASTSDSSASTSGDIKSITVVGGLLTAVVGIVGAMVGGSAILL